In a single window of the Halobaculum lipolyticum genome:
- a CDS encoding DUF7332 family protein, with protein sequence MRSRLAVRLFVAVAVLTAALVGPFATPVAAAPDDCFGEGRDLTIGTEGPTIEVTIHTSLFTNLTTAGAFGMSAVGDTGDAEIVDLRVGVVFVGVGDASEFLADPFSRFGLVFDYTLSLPVFDTVPGETTYEQSEPPVEGVPEADCSLAAE encoded by the coding sequence ATGCGTTCCCGTCTCGCGGTACGTCTGTTCGTCGCGGTCGCCGTCCTCACGGCGGCGCTGGTCGGCCCGTTCGCGACGCCGGTCGCGGCGGCGCCGGACGACTGCTTCGGCGAGGGTCGGGACCTGACCATCGGGACCGAGGGACCGACGATCGAGGTGACGATCCACACCTCGCTGTTCACGAACCTCACCACCGCCGGCGCGTTCGGCATGTCGGCCGTCGGCGACACCGGCGACGCCGAGATCGTTGACCTCCGGGTCGGGGTCGTGTTCGTCGGCGTCGGCGACGCGAGCGAGTTCCTCGCGGACCCGTTCTCCCGGTTCGGGCTGGTGTTCGACTACACGCTCTCGCTGCCGGTGTTCGACACCGTCCCGGGCGAGACCACTTACGAGCAGTCGGAGCCACCCGTCGAGGGCGTCCCCGAAGCCGACTGTTCGCTCGCAGCGGAGTGA
- the aglM gene encoding UDP-glucose 6-dehydrogenase AglM, translated as MRINVVGSGYVGTTLASSLAALGHEVTAIDIDEEVVATINDGRAPIHEPGLDDLVAEHAGDRLRATTEYDAVADADVTFLAIQTPSREDGSIDTGALAAAARSTGEALAGGTERHLVVVKSTVVPPALADVRDALATGLGEPLATADGDGRVAFGTNPEFLREGSAVDDFRAPDKLVFGTDVSWAGDLLDEVYAPITADHDAAVIHTDPETGMMIKYANNAFLAAKVSLINDLANACKEFGIDAYEVADAIGLDGRIGERFLRSGLGWGGSCFPKDTNALIAAAEAAGYEPAMLNAAVEVNDRQPERLLDLLADHVALDGARIAVLGLAFKPGTDDVRNSRALPVIEGLHERGAEVVAYDPVAMDNMRAVAPDVTYADSAAAALDGADGALLVTDWDEFAALDGEFDAMADPVVIDGRRGVEARDGIVYEGLTW; from the coding sequence ATGCGAATCAACGTCGTCGGTTCCGGATACGTCGGGACGACGCTTGCGAGTTCCTTGGCCGCCCTCGGCCACGAAGTGACGGCGATCGACATCGACGAGGAGGTCGTTGCCACGATCAACGACGGTCGCGCGCCGATCCACGAGCCGGGGCTCGACGACCTCGTCGCCGAGCACGCCGGCGACCGCCTCCGGGCGACGACCGAGTACGACGCCGTCGCCGACGCCGACGTGACGTTCCTCGCGATCCAGACGCCCTCCCGCGAGGACGGCAGCATCGACACGGGCGCGCTCGCGGCGGCCGCCCGGTCGACGGGCGAGGCGCTGGCGGGCGGCACGGAGCGCCACCTCGTCGTCGTCAAGAGCACGGTCGTCCCGCCGGCGCTCGCGGACGTGCGCGACGCCTTGGCGACGGGACTGGGCGAGCCGCTCGCGACGGCGGACGGGGACGGCCGAGTCGCCTTCGGCACGAACCCGGAGTTCCTCCGCGAGGGGTCGGCGGTCGACGACTTCCGCGCCCCCGACAAACTCGTGTTCGGGACGGACGTGTCGTGGGCGGGCGACCTACTCGACGAGGTGTACGCGCCGATCACCGCCGACCACGACGCCGCCGTCATCCACACCGACCCGGAGACGGGGATGATGATCAAGTACGCCAACAACGCCTTCCTCGCGGCGAAGGTGAGCCTGATCAACGACCTCGCGAACGCCTGCAAGGAGTTCGGTATCGACGCCTACGAGGTCGCCGACGCCATCGGGCTGGACGGCCGGATCGGCGAGCGCTTCCTCCGGAGCGGACTCGGCTGGGGCGGGAGCTGTTTCCCGAAGGACACGAACGCGCTCATCGCCGCCGCCGAGGCGGCGGGGTACGAGCCGGCGATGCTGAACGCGGCCGTCGAGGTGAACGACCGCCAGCCCGAGCGACTGCTCGACCTGCTCGCCGACCACGTCGCCCTCGACGGCGCCCGGATCGCCGTGCTGGGGCTGGCGTTCAAGCCCGGCACCGACGACGTCCGCAACTCCCGCGCGCTCCCGGTGATCGAAGGCCTCCACGAGCGTGGCGCCGAGGTCGTCGCGTACGACCCCGTCGCGATGGACAACATGCGCGCGGTCGCACCCGACGTGACGTACGCGGACTCGGCGGCAGCGGCGCTCGACGGCGCCGACGGCGCGCTCCTCGTCACCGACTGGGACGAGTTCGCGGCCCTCGACGGGGAGTTCGACGCGATGGCCGACCCGGTCGTGATCGACGGTCGCCGCGGCGTCGAGGCGCGCGACGGCATCGTCTACGAGGGGTTGACGTGGTGA
- a CDS encoding DUF368 domain-containing protein: MTDGGADTADTDVGALGAYLRGVAMGAADAVPGVSGGTIALITGIYDRLIAAFTSASPALVRRVLADLVGDRGDLRTVFREVDGAFLLALGAGIATAILTVTRALDIALESLPVLTYGFFFGLIAASAVVLRHEFRVDTPVRAAAGIGGVVVAFVASGSASAALGVSPAATFVAGAVAVSAMILPGISGSLLLVILGQYERMTDALSAFVDALIALATGGSVAAVVDTSVPVVAFLAGGVVGLLTVAHAVRAALSARREATLAFLVGLVVGALRAPVVRVGEEVPAWTTGVLAEFAVAAVVGALVVLGVERAAGGIDLD, translated from the coding sequence ATGACCGACGGGGGGGCGGACACGGCGGACACGGACGTCGGCGCGCTCGGGGCGTACCTCCGGGGCGTCGCGATGGGCGCCGCCGACGCCGTCCCCGGCGTCTCGGGCGGCACGATCGCGTTGATAACCGGGATCTACGACAGGCTGATCGCCGCGTTCACCTCGGCGTCGCCGGCGCTCGTCCGCCGGGTGCTCGCCGACCTCGTCGGCGACCGCGGCGACCTCCGGACGGTGTTCCGCGAGGTCGACGGCGCGTTCCTGCTCGCGCTCGGCGCGGGGATCGCGACCGCGATCCTCACCGTGACGCGCGCGCTCGACATCGCGCTGGAGTCGCTCCCGGTACTCACCTACGGCTTCTTCTTCGGACTGATCGCCGCCTCGGCGGTCGTGTTGCGACACGAGTTCCGCGTGGACACGCCGGTCCGGGCGGCGGCGGGGATCGGCGGGGTCGTCGTCGCGTTCGTCGCCTCCGGGAGCGCCAGTGCCGCGCTGGGCGTGTCGCCGGCGGCGACGTTCGTCGCGGGCGCGGTCGCGGTGAGCGCGATGATCCTCCCGGGCATCTCCGGCTCGTTGCTGTTGGTGATCCTCGGCCAGTACGAGCGGATGACCGACGCGCTCTCGGCGTTCGTCGACGCCCTGATCGCGCTCGCCACCGGCGGCTCGGTCGCCGCTGTCGTCGACACGAGCGTGCCGGTCGTCGCGTTCCTCGCCGGCGGTGTGGTCGGGCTGTTGACGGTCGCCCACGCCGTCCGGGCCGCGCTCTCGGCGCGGCGGGAGGCGACGCTCGCGTTCCTCGTGGGACTCGTCGTGGGCGCGCTGCGCGCGCCGGTCGTCCGCGTCGGCGAGGAGGTGCCCGCGTGGACCACCGGCGTCCTCGCGGAGTTCGCCGTCGCCGCCGTCGTCGGGGCGCTCGTCGTCCTCGGCGTCGAGCGTGCCGCCGGCGGGATCGACCTCGACTGA
- a CDS encoding DUF371 domain-containing protein has product MSDDADSAAEPTDAVREVTIRAAGHDNVAAEHGSTFEVTSDDWLTPAGDCILAVDADTTPADVPRSFVAACRSHEATIVAEFSAADATETATGRGHPDLTYEGDRSMVGRTSDYVDERTIMVGADTAAADFDRRLVTALERGAPLTVTLRVEP; this is encoded by the coding sequence GTGAGCGACGACGCAGACTCCGCCGCGGAGCCGACCGACGCCGTCCGCGAGGTGACGATCCGGGCGGCGGGACACGACAACGTCGCCGCCGAACACGGCAGCACGTTCGAGGTGACCAGCGACGACTGGCTGACGCCCGCGGGCGACTGCATCCTCGCGGTCGACGCCGACACCACGCCCGCGGACGTGCCCCGCTCGTTCGTCGCGGCGTGCCGCTCCCACGAGGCGACGATCGTCGCCGAGTTCTCGGCGGCCGACGCGACCGAGACAGCGACCGGCCGGGGGCACCCGGATCTGACCTACGAAGGCGACCGGAGCATGGTGGGACGCACGAGCGACTACGTCGACGAGCGGACGATCATGGTCGGGGCCGACACGGCGGCCGCCGACTTCGACCGGCGACTCGTCACCGCGCTGGAGCGCGGCGCGCCGCTGACGGTGACGCTGCGCGTCGAGCCGTAA
- a CDS encoding endonuclease III domain-containing protein: MPERDDEPAENISGGVSGGGRHATFVASDDPDTRAEAVVDALGDLYWRKAYGGQDGFECLVRTVLSQNTSDKASQPAHDELLARYGPGGPEWTGDLAASLAAAAEDELAETISGAGLYNLKSERIVALAGRVVDEYGGAAGFDRFVRTEDPATVRETLLGMDGVGPKTADCVLLFAGGRDGVFPVDTHVHRIARRMGLAPPDADHEAVRAALEAAVPPETCGFGHTATIQFGREYCTARRPACLDGPEACPLYDLCDRVGIDELAGEAVDPAATLADD; the protein is encoded by the coding sequence ATGCCCGAGCGCGACGACGAACCGGCCGAGAACATCAGCGGCGGCGTCTCCGGCGGAGGCCGACACGCGACGTTCGTCGCGAGCGACGACCCCGACACGCGCGCCGAGGCGGTCGTCGACGCCCTCGGCGACCTGTACTGGCGGAAGGCGTACGGCGGGCAGGACGGGTTCGAGTGTCTCGTCCGGACGGTGCTCTCCCAGAACACGAGCGACAAGGCGAGCCAGCCCGCCCACGACGAACTGCTGGCGCGGTACGGGCCCGGCGGACCGGAGTGGACGGGCGACCTCGCGGCGTCGCTCGCGGCGGCCGCCGAGGACGAACTGGCCGAGACGATCTCCGGCGCCGGCCTGTACAACCTGAAGTCCGAGCGCATCGTCGCGCTCGCCGGCCGCGTCGTCGACGAGTACGGCGGCGCGGCCGGCTTCGACCGGTTCGTGCGGACCGAGGACCCGGCGACGGTTCGCGAGACGCTGCTGGGGATGGACGGCGTCGGGCCGAAGACCGCCGACTGCGTGCTGTTGTTCGCGGGCGGTCGCGACGGCGTGTTCCCCGTCGACACGCACGTCCACCGCATCGCCCGGCGCATGGGACTGGCACCGCCCGACGCCGACCACGAGGCGGTCCGGGCGGCGCTGGAGGCGGCGGTGCCGCCCGAGACGTGCGGCTTCGGCCACACCGCGACGATCCAGTTCGGCCGCGAGTACTGTACCGCCCGCCGCCCCGCGTGTCTGGACGGTCCCGAAGCGTGCCCGCTGTACGACCTGTGTGACCGCGTCGGGATCGACGAACTCGCCGGCGAGGCGGTCGACCCCGCGGCGACGCTCGCCGACGACTGA
- a CDS encoding oligosaccharyl transferase, archaeosortase A system-associated, translating to MSRSDSDTTPDGGEPASTVPGLGYDFAGKSATDVLRDFYQIPALLAVVAFMLWVRLQSYSNFVRDGEVFFSGNDAWYHLRQVEYTVANWPSTMPFDPWTYYPYGTSTGQFGTLYDQLVATAALVVGLGSPSDQLVAETLLVAPAVFGALVAVPTYLIGKRLGGRLGGLLGAAVLMLLPGTFLRRGLVGFADHNIAEPFFQGFAVVALMVALAVAQRDRPIWELVQTREWDELKPTLSWSALAGVAIGLYLWVWPPGVLLLGVFAAYVAFQAVSDFAGGRSADSVAFVAVASMAVVAVMSLLKLQEATFTPTALSLIQPVFAVATAAGAVALAALARAFRDREFGSDALDEYGFPGLVGVLGAVGVLLVIFVEAPPFTTLESNLLRFVGFSAGAATRTIGEAQPFLQSGLVQYYGGFGVVLAEYGFAFITALAAAVWLLVKPLWKRGETGDYYYLAGATAVVLFVFVGKPLFNGLAGALGFSPQVLGLAVVALLVFGAAARVRYDAEHLFVFVWAAFITAAAFTQVRFNYYLAVCVAAMNAYFLKEMLAVIGVDFADVSADDVLPDVETYQVIAVVLTVLVVLGPVLVVPLSLGNTGQVSIDRTSSAIGVGNSSTPGEVVYWNENLDWMADNTPAQGNLAGAGNADDLDYYGTYQRPAGDDYDYPDGTYGVMSWWDYGHYITTQGERIPHANPFQQGATSAANYLLAPSEEDADEVLAGIDDDGEAEDMRYVMVNWEMVTVGSEFGAPVVFDDDTEASDYYSQTLRIQETAQGQRATVAFFDKEQRYYDSLMVRLYQYHGSRAEPTVSTLFGDRVVVFDYDTVTGNDGTTYKTLPTGENASALRTFANESAAQAFVEEDGTAQIGGFGPYPKEPVPALQQYRLVSTSETSAYASSQYQRSVLRESQSLGLRPSMLQQTQPQWVKTFEKVPGATIEGTGAEPGETLTASVQLRVPNGGTGGNASTFTYEQQTTAGDDGSFEFTVPYSTTDYDEYGPENGYTNVSVRADSGYTITGEATTNESAFVVRNEGTVNVSEGLVNGDRDGAAEVTLTREVLRAPEGAQDGSDTNSSDTNTSDNTSALDGGFDSLDVVADDGTLPSDGQSVVEGDTVDGAAPSVRAPTARVAAP from the coding sequence ATGAGTCGAAGCGACAGCGACACGACCCCGGACGGTGGGGAACCCGCCTCGACCGTCCCGGGCCTCGGCTACGACTTCGCGGGGAAGTCGGCCACGGACGTCCTCCGTGACTTCTACCAGATCCCCGCACTCCTCGCGGTCGTCGCGTTCATGCTGTGGGTCCGCCTCCAGTCCTACAGTAACTTCGTCCGCGACGGCGAGGTGTTCTTCAGCGGGAACGACGCGTGGTACCACCTCAGACAGGTCGAGTACACCGTCGCGAACTGGCCGTCCACGATGCCGTTCGACCCGTGGACGTACTACCCCTACGGCACCAGCACGGGTCAGTTCGGGACGCTGTACGACCAGCTGGTCGCGACGGCCGCGCTGGTCGTCGGCCTCGGCTCGCCCTCCGACCAGCTCGTCGCGGAGACGCTCCTCGTCGCGCCGGCGGTGTTCGGCGCGCTCGTCGCCGTCCCGACGTACCTGATCGGCAAGCGCCTCGGCGGACGACTGGGCGGCCTGCTCGGCGCGGCCGTCCTGATGTTGCTCCCCGGGACGTTCCTCCGCCGGGGCCTCGTCGGATTCGCGGACCACAACATCGCGGAGCCGTTCTTCCAGGGCTTCGCGGTCGTCGCCCTCATGGTCGCGCTCGCGGTCGCCCAGCGCGACCGGCCGATCTGGGAACTCGTCCAGACCCGCGAGTGGGACGAACTGAAGCCGACGCTGTCGTGGAGCGCCCTGGCCGGCGTCGCGATCGGGCTGTACCTCTGGGTGTGGCCGCCGGGCGTGCTGCTGCTCGGCGTGTTCGCGGCGTACGTCGCGTTCCAGGCGGTAAGCGACTTCGCGGGCGGCCGCTCGGCCGACAGCGTGGCGTTCGTCGCCGTCGCCTCGATGGCGGTGGTCGCCGTGATGAGCCTCCTCAAGCTCCAGGAGGCGACGTTCACCCCGACCGCGCTGAGCCTCATCCAGCCGGTGTTCGCCGTGGCGACCGCCGCGGGCGCCGTCGCGCTCGCCGCCCTCGCCCGGGCGTTCCGCGACCGGGAGTTCGGGAGCGACGCGCTCGACGAGTACGGCTTCCCCGGACTCGTCGGCGTCCTCGGTGCGGTGGGCGTGCTCCTCGTGATCTTCGTCGAGGCGCCGCCGTTCACGACGCTCGAGTCCAACCTCCTCCGGTTCGTCGGCTTCTCCGCGGGCGCCGCGACCCGAACCATCGGGGAGGCACAACCGTTCCTCCAGTCCGGCCTGGTCCAGTACTACGGCGGCTTCGGCGTCGTCCTCGCGGAGTACGGCTTCGCGTTCATCACCGCGCTCGCGGCCGCGGTGTGGCTCCTCGTCAAGCCGCTGTGGAAGCGCGGCGAGACGGGCGACTACTACTACCTCGCGGGCGCGACCGCGGTGGTCCTGTTCGTGTTCGTCGGCAAGCCGCTGTTCAACGGGCTCGCCGGCGCGCTGGGCTTCAGCCCGCAGGTGCTCGGACTCGCCGTCGTCGCGCTGCTGGTGTTCGGGGCGGCCGCCCGCGTCCGCTACGACGCCGAACACCTGTTCGTGTTCGTGTGGGCGGCGTTCATCACCGCCGCCGCGTTCACGCAGGTCCGTTTCAACTACTACCTCGCGGTGTGTGTCGCGGCGATGAACGCCTACTTCCTGAAGGAGATGCTGGCCGTCATCGGCGTCGACTTCGCCGACGTCTCCGCCGACGACGTGCTCCCGGACGTCGAGACGTACCAGGTCATCGCCGTCGTGTTGACGGTGCTGGTGGTGCTCGGTCCGGTGCTCGTGGTCCCGCTGTCGCTCGGCAACACCGGACAGGTGTCCATCGACCGGACGAGCAGCGCCATCGGCGTCGGCAACAGCTCCACGCCGGGCGAGGTCGTCTACTGGAACGAGAACCTCGACTGGATGGCCGACAACACGCCCGCCCAGGGGAACCTCGCGGGCGCCGGTAACGCCGACGACCTCGACTACTACGGCACCTACCAGCGGCCCGCCGGCGACGACTACGACTACCCCGACGGGACCTACGGCGTGATGTCGTGGTGGGACTACGGCCACTACATCACGACGCAGGGCGAGCGCATCCCGCACGCCAACCCGTTCCAGCAGGGCGCCACGTCGGCCGCGAACTACCTGCTCGCGCCGAGCGAGGAGGACGCCGACGAGGTGCTCGCCGGCATCGACGACGACGGCGAGGCCGAGGACATGCGCTACGTGATGGTCAACTGGGAGATGGTGACCGTCGGCTCCGAGTTCGGCGCGCCGGTCGTCTTCGACGACGACACGGAGGCGTCCGACTACTACTCGCAGACGCTCCGGATCCAGGAGACCGCGCAGGGCCAACGCGCCACCGTCGCGTTCTTCGACAAGGAACAGCGCTACTACGACAGTCTGATGGTCAGGCTGTACCAGTACCACGGCAGCCGCGCCGAGCCGACGGTGAGCACGCTGTTCGGCGACCGGGTCGTCGTGTTCGACTACGACACGGTCACCGGCAACGACGGCACCACCTACAAGACGCTGCCGACCGGCGAGAACGCCTCCGCGCTGCGGACGTTCGCCAACGAGAGCGCCGCACAGGCGTTCGTCGAGGAGGACGGCACCGCACAGATCGGCGGCTTCGGCCCGTACCCGAAGGAGCCGGTCCCGGCGCTCCAGCAGTACCGCCTCGTGAGCACGTCCGAGACGTCGGCGTACGCCTCCAGCCAGTACCAGCGGAGCGTGCTCCGCGAGTCGCAGTCGCTGGGACTGCGCCCGTCGATGCTCCAGCAGACGCAGCCGCAGTGGGTGAAGACGTTCGAGAAGGTGCCCGGCGCCACCATCGAGGGGACCGGCGCCGAGCCGGGCGAGACGCTGACGGCCTCCGTCCAGCTCCGGGTGCCGAACGGCGGCACCGGCGGTAACGCCTCCACGTTCACCTACGAGCAGCAGACCACCGCCGGCGACGACGGGAGCTTCGAGTTCACCGTGCCGTACTCGACGACCGACTACGACGAGTACGGTCCCGAGAACGGCTACACGAACGTCAGCGTCCGTGCCGACTCCGGCTACACGATCACCGGCGAGGCGACCACGAACGAGTCCGCGTTCGTCGTCCGCAACGAGGGGACGGTGAACGTCAGCGAGGGGCTGGTCAACGGCGACCGCGACGGCGCCGCCGAGGTCACGCTCACTCGGGAAGTGCTCCGAGCGCCCGAGGGCGCACAGGACGGTTCGGACACGAACAGCTCCGACACGAACACCTCCGACAACACGAGCGCGCTCGACGGCGGGTTCGACTCGCTCGACGTCGTCGCCGACGACGGAACGCTCCCGAGCGACGGACAGTCCGTCGTCGAGGGCGACACGGTCGACGGCGCGGCGCCGTCGGTGCGCGCTCCGACCGCGCGGGTCGCGGCGCCGTAG
- a CDS encoding sugar phosphate nucleotidyltransferase codes for MTIDTAVVLAAGEGRRLRPLTANRPKPMLPAGTRPILEYVFDALIDAGVEDLNVVVGYRRDRVQDHFGPTYRGRPITYHVQRKQLGSGHALSCARDAVDGEFLVVNGDEVVAADVIRSVADAHTDADACTLAVLESTDAPLYGAVRLDGDTVVELVEKPGSGSYRLLNAGVYAFRPEFFDRIDATERDEGELALTDPISSAVADGAHVRGVKVDGRHSKVTFPWDLPELAATLLADGMAGDDPDGRGASVAAAATVSPDATLYPPVVVAADAVVEPGAVVGPDAAVGRNATVESGAVVRRSVLDTDARVGANATVVDSVLGRGAAVGEGATAPGGPADIRVDDRVHVGEQLGCVLGDRARLGGGSTVVPGVLVGPNARVDPGSVLRRNVDADAEVRD; via the coding sequence GTGACCATCGACACCGCCGTCGTGCTCGCGGCCGGGGAGGGTCGTCGCCTCCGGCCGCTCACCGCGAACCGACCGAAGCCGATGCTCCCGGCGGGAACTCGCCCGATCCTGGAGTACGTGTTCGACGCGCTGATCGACGCCGGCGTCGAGGACCTCAACGTCGTCGTCGGCTACCGTCGCGACCGCGTGCAGGACCACTTCGGGCCGACGTACCGCGGTCGACCGATCACCTACCACGTCCAGCGCAAGCAGTTGGGGAGCGGGCACGCCCTCTCGTGTGCCCGCGACGCCGTCGACGGGGAGTTCCTCGTCGTCAACGGCGACGAGGTGGTCGCGGCCGACGTCATCCGCTCGGTGGCCGACGCACACACCGACGCGGACGCCTGCACGCTCGCCGTGTTGGAGTCGACGGACGCGCCGCTGTACGGCGCGGTCCGCCTCGACGGCGACACCGTGGTAGAACTGGTCGAGAAGCCGGGGTCCGGCAGCTACCGCCTGCTCAACGCCGGCGTGTACGCGTTCCGGCCGGAGTTCTTCGACCGGATCGACGCGACCGAGCGGGACGAGGGAGAGCTGGCGCTGACGGACCCGATATCGTCGGCGGTCGCGGACGGCGCGCACGTCCGCGGGGTGAAGGTGGACGGACGCCACTCGAAGGTGACGTTCCCGTGGGACCTGCCGGAGCTGGCGGCGACCCTCCTCGCGGACGGGATGGCGGGCGACGACCCCGACGGTCGCGGCGCGAGCGTCGCCGCCGCCGCCACCGTCTCGCCGGACGCGACGCTGTACCCGCCGGTCGTCGTCGCCGCCGACGCGGTCGTCGAGCCGGGCGCGGTCGTCGGCCCGGACGCCGCCGTCGGACGCAACGCGACTGTCGAGTCCGGCGCCGTCGTCAGACGGTCCGTGCTCGACACGGACGCCCGTGTCGGGGCGAACGCGACCGTCGTCGACTCCGTCCTCGGCCGGGGGGCGGCCGTCGGCGAGGGTGCGACTGCGCCGGGCGGGCCGGCCGACATCCGGGTTGACGACCGGGTCCACGTCGGCGAACAGCTCGGTTGCGTGCTCGGCGACCGCGCCCGCCTCGGCGGCGGGTCGACGGTCGTCCCCGGCGTGCTCGTCGGCCCGAACGCCCGGGTCGACCCGGGGTCGGTGCTCCGGCGGAACGTCGACGCCGACGCGGAGGTGCGCGACTGA
- the glmS gene encoding glutamine--fructose-6-phosphate transaminase (isomerizing): MCGIIGCAGHGDDTLDVLLDGLETLEYRGYDSAGVALGGERLDVIKRAGRLSELREAIADRPEPPTGTHGIGHTRWSTHGPPTDENAHPHTDESGRVAVVHNGIVENYQSLRDELAADGVEFTSDTDTEVVPHLFAAYLDEGLDTMPAFRRTVDRLEGSYAVVATVAGDDRVLGTREDSPLVVGVGDGRAYLASDVPAFLAHTREVVYPADGEFVAVDADGWRLTDADGEPVDAEPTTVEWSAEQTGKSGYDHFMLKEIHEQPNALRQGLSGRLDELHGRIAAAEVAELDPPSAVHFLACGTSYHAALYGVELFRQAGIPAQAFLASEYATGRAPLPDGGLVVGVTQSGETADTLSALREARGAGAETLALTNVVESTAARECDHVLYIHSGPEIGVAATKTFSSQLVALNVLAESLVGPRVGTRDLLDGLRALPDHLQRVLDESRAEAVVDEYVDSDAFFFVGRGSNFPVALEGALKFKEITYEHAEGFAAGELKHGPLALVTGETPVFAVVTGDDERARKTIGNVKEVEARDAPVVAVTDGRSDVERYADHVLEIPEAHPRTAPVLANVQLQLVAYHTAARLGREIDKPRNLAKSVTVE, from the coding sequence ATGTGCGGGATCATCGGCTGTGCGGGCCACGGCGACGACACGCTCGACGTCCTCCTCGACGGGCTGGAGACGCTGGAGTACCGCGGCTACGACTCCGCGGGCGTCGCGCTCGGCGGGGAGCGACTCGACGTGATCAAGCGCGCCGGCCGGCTCTCGGAGCTGCGCGAAGCGATCGCCGACCGGCCGGAGCCGCCGACCGGCACCCACGGGATCGGCCACACGCGCTGGAGCACGCACGGGCCGCCGACCGACGAGAACGCCCACCCCCACACCGACGAGTCCGGGCGCGTCGCGGTCGTCCACAACGGGATCGTGGAGAACTACCAGTCGCTCCGCGACGAGCTCGCTGCCGACGGCGTCGAGTTCACGAGCGACACCGACACCGAGGTCGTCCCCCACCTGTTCGCCGCCTACCTCGACGAGGGACTCGACACGATGCCGGCGTTCCGCCGCACCGTCGACCGGTTGGAAGGGAGCTACGCCGTCGTCGCGACCGTCGCCGGCGACGACCGCGTGCTCGGCACCCGCGAGGACTCCCCGCTGGTCGTCGGCGTCGGCGACGGCCGGGCGTACCTCGCGAGCGACGTGCCGGCGTTCCTCGCCCACACTCGCGAGGTCGTCTACCCGGCCGACGGGGAGTTCGTCGCCGTCGACGCCGACGGCTGGCGGCTCACCGACGCCGACGGCGAGCCGGTGGACGCGGAGCCGACGACCGTCGAGTGGAGCGCGGAACAGACCGGCAAGAGCGGCTACGACCACTTCATGCTCAAGGAGATCCACGAGCAGCCGAACGCGCTCCGGCAGGGACTCAGCGGCCGGCTCGACGAGCTCCACGGGCGGATCGCCGCCGCCGAGGTCGCGGAGTTGGACCCGCCCAGCGCCGTCCACTTCCTCGCGTGCGGGACGTCCTACCACGCGGCGCTGTACGGCGTCGAACTGTTCCGGCAGGCGGGGATCCCGGCACAGGCGTTCCTCGCCAGCGAGTACGCCACCGGACGGGCGCCGCTCCCGGACGGCGGACTGGTCGTCGGCGTCACCCAGAGCGGCGAGACGGCGGACACGCTCTCGGCGCTGCGGGAGGCTCGCGGCGCCGGCGCCGAGACGCTCGCGTTGACGAACGTCGTCGAGAGCACCGCCGCGCGCGAGTGCGACCACGTGCTGTACATCCACTCCGGCCCGGAGATCGGCGTCGCCGCGACGAAGACGTTCTCCTCGCAGTTGGTGGCGCTGAACGTCCTCGCGGAGTCGCTCGTCGGGCCGCGCGTCGGCACCCGCGACCTGCTCGACGGGCTGCGCGCGCTCCCGGACCACCTCCAGCGCGTGCTCGACGAGAGCCGGGCCGAGGCGGTCGTCGACGAGTACGTCGACAGCGACGCGTTCTTCTTCGTCGGCCGCGGGAGCAACTTCCCCGTCGCGCTGGAGGGGGCGCTGAAGTTCAAAGAGATCACCTACGAACACGCCGAGGGGTTCGCCGCGGGGGAGCTGAAACACGGGCCGCTCGCGCTCGTCACCGGGGAGACGCCGGTGTTCGCGGTCGTCACCGGCGACGACGAACGCGCGCGAAAGACGATCGGGAACGTGAAGGAAGTCGAAGCGCGCGACGCGCCGGTGGTCGCCGTCACCGACGGCCGCTCGGACGTCGAGCGGTACGCGGACCACGTGCTGGAGATCCCGGAGGCACACCCGCGGACGGCGCCCGTGCTGGCGAACGTCCAACTCCAACTCGTCGCCTACCACACGGCCGCCCGGCTGGGCCGCGAGATCGACAAACCCCGGAACCTCGCCAAGAGCGTCACCGTCGAGTAG